In the Scylla paramamosain isolate STU-SP2022 chromosome 14, ASM3559412v1, whole genome shotgun sequence genome, one interval contains:
- the LOC135106951 gene encoding peptide methionine sulfoxide reductase MsrB-like, with the protein MAGLGGAGRRVADVCGRLWGRAGRATRRSLVCSAVCASGNAKKDFKKMTPKEWKKHLTPQQYYVTREAGTEPAFTGEFYDHHEKGMYLCVCCGSELFSSEAKYDSGSGWPSFHSAAGKVSTHTDRSFLMVRTEVLCGECNAHLGHVFPDGPEPTGLRYCINSLSLKFSQKT; encoded by the exons ATGGCTGGGCTTGGAGGAGCAGGCCGACGAGTGGCAGATGTGTGTGGTAGGCTGTGGGGTCGTGCAGGAAGAGCCACCAGAAGGAGTCTTGTTTGCTCTGCAG TGTGTGCATCGGGCAATGCTAAGAAGGACTTTAAGAAGATGACACCCAAGGAATGGAAGAAGCACCTAACACCACAACAGTACTATGTCACCAGAGAGGCAGGCACAGAACCA GCATTTACAGGGGAATTCTATGACCACCATGAAAAGGGGATGTACCTCTGTGTCTGCTGTGGGTCAGAACTCTTCAG CTCAGAGGCCAAGTATGATTCTGGGAGTGGCTGGCCATCCTTTCACTCAGCAGCGGGGAAGGTCTCCACCCACACAGACCGCTCCTTCCTGATGGTACGGACTGAGGTACTATGTGGTGAG tgCAATGCTCATCTTGGTCATGTCTTTCCTGATGGACCAGAGCCAACAGGCCTTCGTTACTGCATCAACTCCCTGTCCCTCAAATTCTCCCAGAAGACGTGA